Proteins from a genomic interval of Polaribacter sejongensis:
- a CDS encoding M16 family metallopeptidase, producing MKKSILSLTSAFLVAFSINAQQVEFEEYDLSNGMHVILHQDKSAPVVTTAVMYHVGAKDEQPDRTGMAHFFEHLLFEGTENIDKGEWFKIVAANGGKNNANTTDDRTYYYEVFPSNNLKLGLWMESERLLHPIIGQDGVDTQNEVVKEEKRLRVDNQPYSRFLEYVKKEIFKKHPYKGTTIGEMQHLDDATLEDFLAFNKKFYVPNNATLVVAGDIDVANAKKLIEAYFGPIPRGADLERTVIQEEPITSPIAAKGYDPNIQIPAIMTAYRTPSMKTKDSRVLDMISSYLSTGKSSVLYKKLVDTKKMALQAGAINLSQEDYGTYIIFGLPQGETKLADIVTEIDEEIVKLQTELISEKTYQKLQNQFENQFVNSNSSVEGIANSLARYNVLYGDTNLINTEIEIYRSITREDIREVAKKYLNPNQRVTLEYLPKK from the coding sequence ATGAAGAAAAGTATTTTATCTCTTACTTCTGCTTTTTTAGTCGCATTTTCTATAAATGCACAACAAGTAGAATTTGAAGAGTATGACTTAAGTAACGGAATGCACGTTATTTTACATCAAGACAAATCTGCACCCGTAGTTACTACGGCAGTAATGTACCATGTTGGTGCAAAAGACGAACAACCAGACAGAACTGGTATGGCTCACTTTTTTGAGCATTTGTTATTTGAAGGAACAGAAAATATTGATAAAGGAGAATGGTTTAAAATAGTTGCGGCAAATGGTGGAAAAAATAATGCCAATACAACTGATGATAGAACTTATTATTATGAAGTATTTCCTTCTAACAATCTAAAATTAGGTTTATGGATGGAGTCTGAACGTTTATTACATCCTATTATTGGTCAAGATGGTGTAGACACTCAAAACGAAGTTGTAAAAGAAGAGAAAAGATTAAGAGTAGATAACCAACCTTATTCTCGTTTTTTAGAATATGTAAAAAAAGAAATCTTTAAAAAACATCCATATAAAGGAACAACAATTGGAGAAATGCAACACTTAGATGATGCTACTTTAGAAGATTTTTTAGCATTTAACAAAAAATTCTATGTACCAAATAACGCTACTTTAGTGGTTGCAGGTGATATTGATGTTGCAAACGCAAAAAAATTGATTGAAGCTTATTTTGGTCCAATTCCTCGTGGAGCAGATTTAGAAAGAACAGTAATACAGGAAGAACCTATTACTTCTCCAATTGCAGCAAAAGGGTATGACCCTAATATTCAAATCCCAGCGATTATGACAGCGTACAGAACGCCATCTATGAAAACAAAAGATTCAAGAGTATTAGATATGATTTCTTCTTATTTAAGCACAGGAAAAAGTTCTGTACTATATAAAAAGTTAGTAGATACTAAAAAAATGGCATTACAAGCTGGTGCTATTAACTTAAGTCAAGAGGATTACGGAACGTATATTATTTTTGGCTTACCACAAGGTGAAACTAAATTAGCTGACATTGTTACAGAAATTGATGAAGAAATTGTAAAACTACAAACAGAATTAATTTCAGAAAAAACATACCAAAAACTTCAAAATCAATTCGAAAATCAATTTGTAAATTCTAACTCAAGTGTAGAAGGAATTGCAAACTCTTTAGCACGATACAATGTATTATACGGAGATACAAATTTAATTAATACAGAAATTGAGATTTATCGTTCTATTACTCGTGAAGATATTAGAGAAGTAGCTAAAAAATATCTAAACCCAAATCAAAGAGTAACTTTAGAGTATTTACCTAAAAAATAA
- the rplU gene encoding 50S ribosomal protein L21 has product MYAIVEMAGQQFKVAKDQKVYVHRLQGEVGSKVTFDNVLLLDEAGNVTIGAPAIEGASVTAQILSHLKGDKVIVFKKKRRKGYIKKNGHRQFLSEILIESIAASGSTKAAPKATKAAPKKSAKADDLKKIEGAGPKAAEALVAAGLDTFAKVAKADPAKLSEILTEASSRLSHLVTTTWPKQAGLAAEGKWDELKELQDRLDGGIEK; this is encoded by the coding sequence ATGTACGCAATCGTAGAGATGGCAGGGCAGCAGTTTAAAGTTGCAAAAGACCAAAAAGTATACGTTCACCGTTTACAAGGAGAAGTAGGATCAAAAGTTACTTTTGATAACGTTCTTTTACTTGATGAAGCAGGTAATGTAACTATTGGCGCCCCAGCTATAGAAGGAGCTTCAGTAACAGCTCAAATTTTAAGTCACTTAAAAGGTGATAAAGTAATCGTTTTCAAGAAGAAAAGAAGAAAAGGTTACATTAAGAAAAACGGACACAGACAATTTTTAAGCGAGATTCTTATCGAATCTATTGCTGCTTCTGGTAGCACAAAAGCTGCTCCTAAGGCAACTAAAGCTGCTCCAAAGAAATCTGCTAAAGCAGATGACTTAAAGAAAATTGAAGGTGCAGGACCTAAAGCTGCAGAAGCTTTAGTAGCTGCAGGATTAGATACTTTTGCAAAAGTAGCAAAAGCAGATCCAGCAAAATTGAGTGAAATCTTAACTGAAGCTAGTTCTAGATTATCTCATTTAGTAACAACTACTTGGCCTAAACAAGCTGGTTTAGCTGCAGAAGGTAAGTGGGATGAATTAAAAGAATTACAAGATAGATTAGACGGAGGTATTGAAAAATAA
- the rpmA gene encoding 50S ribosomal protein L27 translates to MAHKKGVGSSKNGRESESKRLGVKIFGGQAAIAGNIIVRQRGTTHNPGENVYMGKDHTLHAKVDGVVEFRKKKDNRSYVSITPFEA, encoded by the coding sequence ATGGCACATAAAAAAGGTGTAGGTAGTTCGAAGAATGGTAGAGAATCAGAATCGAAACGACTAGGAGTAAAAATATTTGGAGGACAAGCTGCAATTGCAGGGAACATTATTGTTCGTCAAAGAGGAACAACTCACAATCCGGGAGAAAACGTTTACATGGGTAAAGATCATACTTTACATGCAAAAGTTGACGGTGTTGTAGAATTCCGTAAGAAAAAGGATAACAGATCTTATGTATCTATTACTCCATTTGAAGCTTAG
- a CDS encoding 3-deoxy-D-manno-octulosonic acid transferase: protein MKFLYNFVVFIAALLLPIIALFNKKIKLFVSGRNETFSKISALKNSEVIWFHAASLGEFEQARPIIESIKKEYPTYKILVTFFSPSGYEIRKDYNLADVICYLPLDSKAKARKFVETVNPKFAVFVKYEFWPNLLNELKSKEIPTILVSGILREKQLFFKSYGGFMRDALKAFHHFFVQDEKSKELLESINFKNVTIAGDTRFDRVSKILEQDNVLGFINQFKDGKYTIVAGSTWQEDEALLVNYINNNATADEKFIIAPHNIKHDAILELQNSINKKTVLFSDKADKNLAEYQVFIIDTIGILTKIYAAADLAYVGGGLKTGLHNILEPATFGIPVVIGNNYDKFKEAVDLVKIGGCISISNQEEFTSNFISLKNDENFRKLTGVINKRYIQDNLGATKLIMNYLKEKI from the coding sequence ATGAAATTTTTATACAACTTTGTCGTTTTTATTGCCGCTCTGTTACTGCCAATAATTGCTTTATTTAATAAAAAAATAAAACTTTTTGTATCTGGTAGAAATGAAACATTTTCTAAGATATCTGCCTTAAAGAACTCAGAAGTTATTTGGTTTCATGCAGCTTCTTTAGGCGAGTTTGAACAAGCAAGGCCAATTATCGAATCAATTAAAAAAGAATACCCAACATATAAAATTTTAGTCACTTTTTTTTCTCCTTCGGGATATGAAATTAGAAAAGATTATAATTTAGCAGATGTTATTTGTTATTTACCTTTAGACTCTAAAGCAAAAGCAAGAAAATTTGTAGAAACTGTAAATCCTAAATTTGCCGTTTTTGTAAAATATGAATTTTGGCCGAATCTTTTAAATGAATTAAAATCAAAAGAAATTCCTACAATTTTAGTTTCTGGTATTTTAAGAGAAAAACAATTGTTCTTTAAGAGTTATGGCGGTTTTATGAGAGACGCATTAAAAGCTTTTCATCATTTTTTTGTGCAAGACGAAAAATCTAAAGAATTACTAGAATCTATCAACTTTAAAAACGTTACCATTGCTGGTGATACTCGTTTTGATAGAGTTTCTAAAATATTAGAACAAGATAATGTATTAGGTTTTATCAATCAGTTTAAAGATGGTAAATACACAATTGTTGCAGGAAGTACTTGGCAAGAAGATGAAGCGTTGTTGGTAAATTACATCAATAATAATGCAACAGCAGATGAGAAGTTTATTATTGCACCACATAATATTAAACACGATGCAATTTTAGAATTACAGAATTCCATCAACAAAAAAACAGTTTTATTTTCCGATAAAGCGGATAAAAACCTCGCTGAATACCAAGTTTTTATTATTGATACGATTGGTATTTTAACTAAGATTTATGCTGCAGCAGATTTAGCCTATGTCGGTGGAGGTTTAAAAACAGGTTTACATAATATATTAGAACCTGCAACTTTTGGTATTCCTGTTGTGATTGGTAATAATTACGACAAATTTAAAGAAGCGGTAGATTTGGTGAAAATAGGTGGCTGTATTTCAATTTCAAATCAAGAAGAATTTACATCTAATTTTATCAGTCTAAAAAATGATGAAAACTTTAGAAAGTTAACAGGAGTCATTAATAAGAGGTATATTCAAGATAACCTTGGAGCAACAAAATTAATTATGAATTATTTAAAAGAGAAGATTTAA
- a CDS encoding YeeE/YedE family protein encodes MDFILQPWAWYVGGPLIAISLLLYFYFGKNFGASTNFETLCTIAGADKVSDYFKKDWKDRDFALMFVVGLIIGGFISANFLTPNQAIDLNPKTVQELTDLGFSNVGNQYFPDEIFSEDVVFSLKGFLILIISGVLIGFGTRYAGGCTSGHAITGLSNLELPSLLAVIGFFIGGIIATWFIIPLIF; translated from the coding sequence ATGGATTTTATATTACAACCTTGGGCTTGGTATGTTGGTGGGCCTTTAATAGCAATTTCATTACTCTTATATTTTTACTTTGGTAAAAATTTTGGGGCATCAACAAATTTTGAAACTTTATGCACCATTGCTGGTGCAGATAAAGTATCGGATTATTTTAAGAAAGATTGGAAAGACAGAGATTTTGCATTGATGTTTGTAGTCGGTTTAATTATTGGTGGCTTTATTTCTGCAAATTTTTTAACGCCAAATCAAGCAATAGATTTAAACCCAAAAACGGTGCAAGAATTAACAGATTTAGGTTTTTCTAATGTTGGAAATCAATATTTTCCTGATGAAATTTTTAGTGAAGATGTTGTCTTCTCTTTAAAAGGATTTTTAATCTTAATTATTTCTGGAGTTTTAATTGGTTTTGGAACTCGTTATGCTGGCGGTTGTACTTCTGGCCACGCAATTACAGGTTTAAGTAATTTAGAGTTGCCTTCTTTATTGGCGGTAATCGGGTTTTTTATTGGTGGTATTATTGCTACTTGGTTTATAATTCCTTTAATTTTTTAG
- a CDS encoding DUF6691 family protein, which produces MKNIKFLILGIFFAIVLSKTQAISWYRFYEMFKFQSFHMFGIIGGAVVISMIFMQLFKSGKIKDIHGNKIIPKPKEKGFVRTLLGGTFFGLGWGISGACAAPIFVILGFELIPALILLFGSLLGTLLYGVLSKKLPN; this is translated from the coding sequence ATGAAAAACATTAAATTTTTAATATTAGGAATCTTTTTCGCAATCGTTTTAAGCAAAACACAAGCAATTAGTTGGTATCGATTTTACGAAATGTTTAAGTTTCAATCTTTTCATATGTTTGGAATAATTGGAGGAGCAGTTGTAATTTCTATGATTTTTATGCAACTTTTTAAAAGTGGAAAAATAAAGGACATTCACGGGAATAAAATAATACCAAAACCGAAAGAAAAAGGATTTGTGAGAACTCTTTTAGGAGGAACCTTTTTTGGTTTAGGTTGGGGGATTTCTGGTGCTTGTGCAGCTCCAATTTTTGTTATACTTGGTTTCGAATTAATTCCTGCTTTAATTTTGTTGTTCGGATCGCTTTTAGGAACGTTATTGTATGGCGTTTTAAGTAAAAAACTACCCAATTAA
- the moaA gene encoding GTP 3',8-cyclase MoaA, which produces MSKLVDGFGRQMEYVRLAVTDRCNLRCQYCMPAHGIDIVPRQELLTFKEMYRLIRVLTELGVNKVRLTGGEPFVRKDFVGFLEMLSYNDLLDAINITTNGAMISKHISKIEELEKVKNINLSIDSLNREKFAKITRRDVYPEVYKTFELLEKSSLNLKLNVVVQSGFNTNEIVDFVRLTKDKNVAVRFIEEMPFNGKGQRDMKENWTFKKILNEVKTEFDVNEIQSEKSSTSRNYKVDNHVGTFGIIPAFTRTICNDCNRIRITSTGTFKNCLFDDGVFNLRDFIRKGASNDDLKELFLGLVKQKPENGFIAEANRKDGGASESMSTIGG; this is translated from the coding sequence ATGAGCAAATTAGTAGATGGTTTTGGTAGGCAAATGGAATATGTGCGACTAGCAGTTACAGATCGTTGTAATTTGCGTTGCCAATATTGTATGCCTGCGCATGGTATAGATATTGTTCCGAGACAAGAATTACTTACTTTTAAAGAAATGTATCGTTTAATTCGTGTGTTAACCGAATTGGGGGTGAATAAAGTCCGTTTAACTGGTGGAGAACCTTTTGTGCGTAAAGATTTTGTTGGTTTTTTAGAAATGTTGTCTTATAACGATTTGTTAGACGCCATAAATATTACTACAAATGGTGCAATGATTTCTAAGCATATTTCTAAAATAGAGGAGTTAGAAAAAGTGAAAAATATCAATTTAAGTATTGATAGTTTAAATAGAGAAAAGTTTGCGAAAATTACTAGAAGAGATGTGTATCCAGAGGTTTATAAAACCTTTGAATTACTAGAGAAAAGTAGTTTAAATTTAAAACTAAATGTAGTTGTACAATCTGGTTTTAACACAAATGAAATTGTAGATTTTGTACGATTAACAAAAGATAAAAATGTTGCTGTCCGTTTTATAGAAGAAATGCCTTTTAATGGAAAAGGACAACGAGATATGAAAGAAAATTGGACTTTTAAGAAGATTTTAAACGAGGTGAAAACTGAGTTTGATGTTAATGAAATTCAATCAGAAAAATCATCAACTTCTAGAAATTATAAAGTAGACAATCATGTTGGAACTTTCGGAATAATTCCTGCTTTTACAAGAACTATTTGTAACGATTGTAATAGAATAAGAATAACATCTACCGGAACTTTTAAAAACTGTTTGTTTGATGATGGCGTTTTTAATTTAAGAGATTTTATTAGAAAAGGTGCTTCTAATGACGATTTAAAAGAACTATTTTTAGGTTTGGTAAAACAGAAACCAGAAAATGGTTTTATAGCAGAAGCAAATAGAAAAGATGGTGGTGCTTCAGAGAGTATGAGTACTATTGGAGGGTAA
- a CDS encoding molybdopterin molybdotransferase MoeA — MISVEEALQTVLNSYQDFGVEEIPFIKSVGRILKEEIFADRDFPPFNRVSMDGIAIDYSAFTSRLRSKRPLSFKIEGIQAAGSEQITLKNTENCIEVMTGAVLPNNANTVIRYEDVTIENGVATINIDAINDGQNVHSKGKDGQKGDVLIEENKIISAAEIGVLATVGKSTVKVAKQSKVMIVSTGDELVGVDEIPLEHQIRRSNVFTLVSLLERLNIPSETAHITDDKPILKSKIENYLQEYDVLLFSGAVSKGKYDFLPEVFDELGVEKLFHKVAQRPGKPFWFGRKSFLNENNLNSDNQTNDKYKKNTIVFGFPGNPISTFVNCVAYFYPWYYKSVDIKAETETAILNADVSFKPNLTYFLQVKLSSRFGHLIATPIIGNGSGDLASLVKTDAFIQLPNDKTEFKKGEVFPIIRYR; from the coding sequence ATGATTTCAGTAGAAGAAGCTTTGCAAACCGTTTTAAATTCATATCAAGATTTTGGAGTTGAAGAAATTCCGTTTATAAAATCTGTTGGTAGAATTTTAAAGGAAGAAATTTTTGCAGATAGAGATTTTCCTCCATTTAATAGAGTTTCTATGGATGGAATTGCAATTGATTATTCTGCATTTACTTCTCGACTGCGCTCGAAGAGACCGTTAAGTTTCAAAATAGAAGGAATTCAAGCTGCGGGAAGTGAACAAATTACACTTAAAAACACTGAAAATTGTATTGAAGTAATGACTGGAGCTGTTTTACCAAACAATGCAAATACTGTTATTCGATACGAAGATGTAACAATAGAAAACGGAGTTGCAACCATAAATATTGATGCAATTAACGATGGCCAAAATGTTCATTCGAAAGGAAAAGATGGACAAAAAGGAGATGTATTAATTGAAGAAAATAAAATAATTTCTGCAGCAGAAATTGGTGTTTTAGCTACCGTTGGGAAATCTACAGTAAAAGTTGCAAAACAATCAAAAGTAATGATTGTTTCTACGGGTGATGAATTGGTTGGGGTAGATGAAATTCCGCTAGAACATCAAATAAGAAGAAGCAATGTGTTTACATTAGTGTCTTTGTTAGAAAGATTAAATATTCCATCAGAAACCGCACATATTACAGATGATAAGCCAATTTTAAAATCAAAAATAGAAAACTACTTACAAGAATATGATGTTTTGCTTTTTAGTGGTGCTGTAAGTAAAGGTAAATATGACTTTTTGCCAGAAGTTTTTGATGAATTAGGAGTTGAAAAACTGTTTCATAAAGTAGCACAAAGACCTGGAAAACCATTCTGGTTTGGAAGAAAATCTTTTCTTAATGAAAATAATTTAAATTCAGATAATCAGACAAATGATAAATATAAAAAGAACACAATTGTATTCGGATTTCCTGGGAATCCAATTTCTACTTTTGTAAATTGTGTAGCCTATTTTTATCCTTGGTATTATAAATCTGTAGACATAAAGGCTGAAACTGAAACGGCAATTTTAAATGCTGATGTTTCTTTTAAACCTAATTTAACGTATTTTTTACAAGTAAAATTAAGTTCGAGGTTTGGGCATTTAATTGCGACTCCAATTATTGGAAATGGTTCTGGAGATTTAGCAAGTTTGGTAAAAACAGATGCTTTTATTCAGTTGCCAAATGATAAAACAGAGTTTAAAAAAGGAGAGGTTTTTCCGATAATAAGATATAGATAA
- the moaC gene encoding cyclic pyranopterin monophosphate synthase MoaC → MSDFSHLNEKNNPKMVNVSDKKITKRTAIAKATMFLGEEVIAHFTNDELFTKKGPVFQTAIIAGIQGVKKTSELIPMCHPLLINGVDIDINIIDSENIEVFCEVTITGKTGVEMEALTGANITCLTIYDMCKSISQKMVIKEVKLLEKTGGKSDIKN, encoded by the coding sequence ATGAGCGATTTTAGTCATTTAAACGAAAAGAACAATCCTAAAATGGTAAATGTTTCTGATAAGAAAATTACCAAAAGAACGGCAATTGCAAAGGCAACCATGTTTTTAGGAGAAGAAGTAATTGCTCATTTTACAAATGATGAGTTATTTACCAAAAAAGGACCTGTTTTTCAAACGGCAATTATTGCTGGAATTCAAGGTGTAAAAAAGACCTCAGAATTAATACCAATGTGCCATCCATTATTAATTAATGGTGTGGATATTGATATTAATATTATAGATTCAGAAAATATAGAAGTCTTTTGTGAAGTTACAATTACGGGTAAAACTGGTGTTGAAATGGAGGCTTTAACGGGAGCAAACATAACGTGTTTAACTATTTATGATATGTGTAAAAGCATCAGTCAGAAAATGGTTATTAAAGAAGTTAAATTGTTAGAGAAAACGGGAGGGAAATCTGATATTAAGAATTAA
- a CDS encoding NTP transferase domain-containing protein, with product MKKHSKHTNLERRDNDNFAPNEIAILGTNCGVISDLVHKVSKNLSDYKLAYFDASHAKDVVKNNLSEYVFHHEGNLQITTSGNINKFQQRLDFAKFDYVFINGNHYQGAKQILILDEAKEVSVLKRLDQLDRIQFIIKLKSETEYFNFLEEKYPQIKNITCYTIDEIDAISNHINNLIQEKIAPVKGLVLVGGKSTRMGQDKSELDYFGKPQKEVVKELLENNALETFYSVQNSSEKGDEISDKFINLGPFGGICSAFQKDPNSAWFVLATDVPFVNEEIIQLVLKYRNPSKAATAIKGKGKDFPEPLITIYEPKAYAILLQYLAQGYSCPRKMLINSDVEIVEIDDDYIRNINTPEEFNEAKKELN from the coding sequence ATGAAAAAACACAGCAAACATACCAATCTTGAAAGAAGAGATAACGATAATTTTGCTCCGAATGAAATTGCAATTTTGGGTACAAATTGTGGTGTTATTTCAGATTTGGTTCACAAGGTTTCTAAAAATTTATCAGATTATAAATTGGCTTATTTTGATGCTTCCCATGCTAAGGATGTCGTGAAGAATAACTTGTCAGAATATGTGTTTCATCACGAAGGAAATCTACAAATTACCACATCTGGAAATATCAATAAATTTCAACAACGATTAGATTTTGCCAAGTTTGATTATGTTTTTATCAACGGAAATCATTATCAAGGAGCAAAACAAATTCTAATTTTAGATGAGGCAAAAGAAGTCTCTGTTTTAAAAAGGTTAGATCAGTTAGATCGCATTCAATTTATAATTAAGTTGAAATCAGAAACTGAATATTTTAACTTTTTAGAAGAGAAATACCCACAGATAAAAAATATTACTTGTTATACTATTGATGAAATTGATGCGATTTCAAATCACATCAATAATTTAATTCAAGAAAAAATAGCTCCTGTAAAAGGTTTGGTTTTAGTTGGTGGTAAAAGTACCAGAATGGGTCAAGATAAATCTGAATTGGATTATTTTGGAAAACCACAGAAAGAAGTTGTAAAAGAATTGTTAGAAAATAATGCTTTAGAAACCTTTTATTCTGTTCAGAATTCATCAGAAAAAGGAGATGAAATTTCAGATAAATTCATCAATTTAGGTCCGTTTGGCGGAATTTGTTCTGCTTTTCAGAAAGATCCAAATTCAGCTTGGTTTGTGTTGGCAACAGATGTTCCTTTTGTAAATGAAGAAATTATTCAGTTAGTTTTAAAATACAGAAATCCTAGTAAGGCAGCAACGGCAATTAAGGGGAAAGGTAAAGATTTTCCGGAACCTTTAATTACTATTTACGAGCCGAAAGCATACGCTATTTTATTACAATATTTAGCACAAGGATATTCTTGTCCGCGTAAAATGTTAATTAATTCTGATGTAGAAATTGTTGAAATTGATGATGACTATATTAGAAATATAAATACTCCGGAAGAGTTTAATGAAGCTAAAAAAGAGCTAAATTAG
- a CDS encoding sensor histidine kinase — MILLVLLASVLILVVTIYQYDEQTKDYNIQRFERKEATTKEIIELELKNKTTYPVNTENLAKIFQERIFEISSINKLNISFYDLKGNLLKSSTANAFEKVDIKPLPINVLKELSQNSNHKILKTSVENGTGYQSSFSFIHDPKFKRIGIIELQFTQDNSEIEHELREFMLRLGVVYILMFLIAIAIAYFLSSYITRSIKTISDKMQQTRLNKRNEKIILDKASSEIEILVEAYNHMIDELGESAAKLAKSEREQAWREMAKQVAHEIKNPLTPMRLTVQSFERRFDPTDEKAKEKLKEFSQTLIQQIDVMSSIASAFSDFAKMPTQKKEQLDVISVVKFALDIFSERYIKYYPQEKELHANLDKTQLIRVITNLVKNAIQAVNVEENPLIEVKVFSEDLNIKITVSDNGKGISDDLKDLIFEPKFTTKSSGMGLGLGMIRNIIEAYKGTISFTSKEGLGTVFTVILAKS, encoded by the coding sequence ATGATTTTATTGGTGTTATTGGCATCTGTATTAATCTTGGTGGTTACTATTTATCAGTATGATGAACAGACAAAAGACTACAATATTCAACGTTTTGAGCGGAAAGAGGCCACTACCAAAGAAATTATAGAATTAGAGCTTAAAAACAAAACCACCTACCCAGTAAATACTGAAAATTTAGCTAAAATATTTCAAGAACGTATTTTTGAAATATCATCTATTAATAAATTAAATATCTCGTTCTACGACTTAAAGGGGAATTTACTAAAATCTTCTACGGCAAATGCTTTTGAAAAAGTAGATATAAAACCGCTTCCGATAAATGTTTTAAAAGAATTATCGCAAAATTCTAATCATAAAATATTAAAAACAAGTGTAGAAAATGGAACGGGTTATCAATCTTCGTTCTCGTTTATACATGATCCAAAATTTAAAAGAATCGGTATTATTGAGTTGCAGTTTACGCAAGATAACTCGGAGATAGAGCATGAGCTGAGAGAGTTTATGTTGCGATTGGGTGTGGTGTATATATTAATGTTTCTAATTGCAATTGCAATTGCATATTTCTTATCAAGTTATATTACTAGGTCTATAAAAACCATTTCAGATAAAATGCAACAAACCCGTTTAAACAAACGGAATGAAAAGATTATTTTAGACAAGGCTAGTTCAGAAATAGAAATTTTGGTGGAAGCATACAATCATATGATTGATGAATTGGGAGAAAGTGCTGCTAAATTAGCTAAAAGTGAGCGAGAACAAGCTTGGAGAGAAATGGCAAAACAAGTAGCGCATGAAATTAAAAATCCATTGACTCCAATGCGCTTAACAGTGCAAAGTTTTGAGCGAAGATTTGATCCTACAGACGAAAAAGCAAAAGAGAAGTTAAAAGAATTTAGCCAGACTTTAATTCAGCAGATAGATGTTATGAGTTCTATAGCATCTGCTTTTTCTGATTTTGCTAAAATGCCAACTCAAAAGAAAGAACAATTAGATGTAATTAGCGTTGTAAAGTTTGCTTTAGATATTTTTTCAGAGCGATATATAAAATACTATCCGCAAGAAAAAGAACTGCACGCTAATTTAGATAAAACGCAATTAATTAGAGTGATTACAAACTTAGTTAAAAATGCAATTCAGGCCGTAAATGTTGAGGAAAACCCTTTAATTGAAGTAAAAGTTTTTTCTGAAGATCTAAATATAAAGATTACAGTTTCTGATAATGGAAAGGGAATTTCTGACGACCTAAAAGATTTAATTTTTGAACCTAAATTTACTACAAAATCTAGTGGAATGGGATTAGGTCTCGGTATGATAAGAAATATTATTGAAGCTTATAAAGGAACCATTTCTTTTACTTCTAAAGAAGGATTAGGAACTGTTTTTACAGTTATCTTAGCCAAAAGTTAA
- a CDS encoding enoyl-CoA hydratase/isomerase family protein, giving the protein MKFENILVEKKDSLAQITINRPKKLNALNKATIIELNEAFEGLEDDTNIRAIILTGSGEKAFVAGADISEFADFSVDEGTRLSKLGHDTLFDYVENLSTPVIAAVNGFALGGGLELAMSCHFRIASDNAKMGLPEVSLGVIPGYGGTQRLPQLVGKGKAMEMIMTAGMISADEAKEYGLVNHVTTQEELLPLAEKIASKIIRNSSLAISAAIRAVNAGFEDGVNGFDVEVDEFGECFGTDDFIEGTDAFLNKRKPNF; this is encoded by the coding sequence ATGAAATTCGAGAATATTTTAGTTGAGAAAAAAGATAGTTTGGCTCAAATAACAATCAACAGACCCAAAAAATTAAATGCTCTTAATAAGGCAACAATTATAGAATTGAATGAAGCTTTTGAAGGATTAGAAGATGATACTAATATTAGGGCAATTATTTTAACGGGTAGCGGAGAGAAAGCTTTTGTTGCAGGAGCAGATATCTCTGAATTTGCAGATTTTTCTGTAGATGAAGGAACCCGATTATCTAAATTAGGGCACGATACTTTATTCGATTATGTAGAAAATTTATCTACACCTGTTATTGCAGCCGTAAATGGTTTTGCTTTAGGTGGTGGATTAGAGTTGGCGATGTCTTGTCATTTTAGAATAGCATCTGATAATGCAAAAATGGGCTTGCCAGAAGTATCTTTAGGGGTTATACCTGGTTATGGAGGTACACAGCGTTTGCCACAATTAGTGGGGAAAGGAAAAGCAATGGAAATGATTATGACTGCAGGTATGATTTCTGCGGATGAGGCAAAAGAATATGGTTTGGTGAATCATGTTACTACCCAAGAGGAGTTATTGCCATTAGCCGAAAAGATTGCAAGTAAGATTATAAGAAATTCATCGTTAGCTATTAGCGCAGCCATTAGAGCTGTTAATGCAGGTTTTGAAGATGGTGTTAATGGTTTTGATGTTGAAGTAGATGAATTTGGAGAGTGTTTTGGAACAGATGATTTTATAGAAGGTACTGATGCATTTTTAAATAAAAGAAAACCAAATTTTTAG